The segment TTGATAGATAATAATAAAGCCGGGCAGAATATATTGAACTTAAGGAAGGGGCTATCCCTGACCCAGACAGAGCTGTCCAGCTTACTTGGCGTAAGCCATCAGGCGGTTTCCAAGTGGGAGCAGGGTGACTGCCTGCCTGATATCGGGGTGTTGCTGAAGCTTGGACAGGTCTTCGGGAAGTCGGTGGAGGAGCTTCTGTTAGGAGAGAGCGTTAGCGGCGGTTCAGCTTCTGAGACAATTGTAAGCCCTCCCATCGGGCTGCCGGATGAGATCTGGACTGAGGCTTTGGAGCGTATCCAAGACCGCATCTCGCCGCCCAGCTTCAACACCTGGTTCAAGGGCACGAAGGGGAAGCAACTGGGGGAGACTTACTGCGTCTACAGTCCGAGCCGTTTTGCTGCAGAATGGTTATATCAGCGCTATTCCACTTTGATTGTACCGATTCTCGAAGATATTACAGGCACATCCAGCCTTAAGGTCGAGTTCTGCTCTATGGGAGCATGGGACACCAACCGTAAGGGTTAGGTTTCTGCCCGGTAGGTTTTGCCGAGCTGATGACCCAGACCAAAATAATGGCGGAAATTGTAGATGAGCGGACTCCATTTCAGAGGATCGATATGATTGTCATCGATAATAATATCCTGATGGGCATGTACATGAACAGCTTGCGCCTCAATGATTGCAAAGGCAGGCGAATGATCGGGTATGCGAATATTTTGTATGCTTGCTTCAATTTGTAACGGGCACTCCATAATTCGGGAAGGCTTAACTGTTTTGGACGCCACGGGTGTGAGTCCGCTGGCAGCATATTTATCCTTTTGATAGGAGTAGCCATGTTGTTGCTTGTAATCAGGGACTGGATTCTTGCCCGTATAGGGAGCAAGCTGCTCCACATTCTCCCACAGCGATGGACCGGGGATGTTAATGACGCATTCGGGGAGCCGTTCCAGGTTCTCGATGGCTTTTCCTCCAAGACCAACCCCTAGTACTATACAGTCTCCCAAGGCCCAGGAGGATGAAATAGGACTGATATTTACGGTAT is part of the Paenibacillus sp. FSL M7-0420 genome and harbors:
- a CDS encoding helix-turn-helix transcriptional regulator, with amino-acid sequence LIDNNKAGQNILNLRKGLSLTQTELSSLLGVSHQAVSKWEQGDCLPDIGVLLKLGQVFGKSVEELLLGESVSGGSASETIVSPPIGLPDEIWTEALERIQDRISPPSFNTWFKGTKGKQLGETYCVYSPSRFAAEWLYQRYSTLIVPILEDITGTSSLKVEFCSMGAWDTNRKG
- a CDS encoding flavin reductase family protein, whose amino-acid sequence is MDHTKQMMNTETIQPKILYYGTSVILLNTLNEDDTVNISPISSSWALGDCIVLGVGLGGKAIENLERLPECVINIPGPSLWENVEQLAPYTGKNPVPDYKQQHGYSYQKDKYAASGLTPVASKTVKPSRIMECPLQIEASIQNIRIPDHSPAFAIIEAQAVHVHAHQDIIIDDNHIDPLKWSPLIYNFRHYFGLGHQLGKTYRAET